In the genome of Theropithecus gelada isolate Dixy unplaced genomic scaffold, Tgel_1.0 HiC_scaffold_2612, whole genome shotgun sequence, the window TTAGTAATGAATCTGGAGTAGGCCTGAGTACATGGAGTGTATGTGTAcaggtgtgtgggggtgtgtaaGGAGGTAGGGGTGGAAGGAGCATGGAACATAGTTCTGGGCAGTTGCACAAGTAGAAGGAAACCCTAGTTCTACCTTTTGATGatttagcatttattgaatgacaCATACGTAGGGCAAAGTTTGAGAGAGTTTACACTCTCACGCAATGGCTGGGTGAACTCTCAATCTTTGCCCTACATATGGTGGCTTAGTCTTTCCAAGAGCAAATCTACAGTCTCTACTCTGTCCATGGGAATTAGATGGTCCTCTGATCAGTCGCAAAATAAACTCATTATCACTTTGTAAAAAGAACTGTGTCTCCATTGCTATTTCTACCACCCACCCCTTCCCCCTGATTTGCAGCTGACCttcataaatgtattttccaaactCAACCAGGGTTGTGGTATTGGACTTCTCAGAGCCAAAAGACACTGTTGGAATCTGGATGGCACCTGTCAGAGTCAAATAGTGAGAgatgaaagattaaaaatgaattaatcatttttttctacaatCTTCTGTGcataaaaatttcttttgcatttattatcaTATTGCAGAGGGCAAAACACTAATGTGAGGTAGGCGCTATTGTTTCCCCTAATTCGAAGATGAGGGGAAaagcttgagtcctggagttcaagagcagcctgggcaaaatagtgaaaccctatctctacaaaaataataataattttaaaaaataataaatacataaacaaaaagtctcttttaaaaaatttttaaagtttggtaGAGATTAAGCTACTTTTTACTAAAAATTCTGTCAATGTTCGTGTTTAAATTTCAACTCTATTTTTAACATTCTAAATCTTAAACTAGGTGGTGAATCCAGAAATGTTCATTATGctattctttatatctttataatatgTGAAGTATTTAATGATACTGTTTTAAAGTTGCTATTAAAAAGTAACTAGGCAGGGCgaggtggctgacgcctgtaatcccagcactttgggaggcccaggcgggcagatcacctgaggtcgggagtccgagaccagcctgaccaacatggagaaaccccatctctactaaaaatacaaaattagccaggcgtggtggtgcatgcctgtaatcccagctacttgggaggctgaggccagagaattgcttgaaactgggaggcggaggttgccgtgagccgagatcgccccattgcactccaacctgggcaacaggagagaaaactttgtctcaaaaaaaaagagaaaagaaaaaaggaaaagaaaagtaactaCATggctgaagttttttttgtttgtttgttttaagcaaATCTTAAATGAAATGCAAACGCCAGGAGTGTTAATTTGTAGCTTTGGTCACAGGTAGCAATATGACCTTACTGACTGTATAGCACTTACTGAATTTTTCTTGAGAATTCTAAAATTTGAGAGTGGTGCCAGATAAAATTGCATCAAGAAATCTGGAAGGAACAGTTTCTTCTGGCTTCAAgaaatctaattttatatttctgtgacataagacaggttttcttttttccagaaagaTCCTCCACTCTGAATAACCATAAAATTTCACTTGGTTGAATACATCAAAATTCTTTATACATCAAaattctcttaaatattttacagtaatCTTTCTAAAAATCCTTCAGTCTTACTGTACCTGTTTAGAGTTGCAAAAATGTCGTGTTAACATTAATATTAAAAGcactttcaataaaatttctaAACAGGAGCCAACCCTCTGAGCTGGTATTTCAAAGCAGTATCTACAAACAGAGCAATTTGTTCCAATTTTAGATGAAATCAGGCTGGAAACCTAGAGAGCTCCCCGCCAGAACCTAGGGAATGGTGGTCAGGTCCTAAGCTTCGGAAAAAGGGAGCAGCAGAGTATGGTCTGATAAGTTTCGTgcgttttattttgcttttcctcctttatttgaTTTGTTGTCATACAGGAAGGGATTTATGGGTGAGAGATCAAGTGCAGACCAGACCTGACTCTAGCCTGGAGCCCGACCTCACCTGTGCTCTACTGTATCTGCTGGCCTCAGCACGAAAAACCACAACCCCCGAAAGGCCTTAAGGGCCCTGGGCGGGGTCATTCTGTCGATTGGGTGTTCCGCAGTCCTAGCGAATCGATGACTGGTCAGATCTGGAGATGGGGTGTGGCTAAGGCTGTTTGCGGGAATAAGAACAGAGCCAGGACCCAGAAACGCTAGTCGGGGCGTTTAGGTCAGAACTCCTCCGGCAGCCTGACAGCAGGAGCTCGAGAGAAGCATGGCTCAGCGGTGCCTTTGCGTGCTGGCCCTGGCGGCTATGCTGCTCCTAGTTTTCGCCACCGTCTCCAGATCGATGGGCCTGAGAAGCGACGAGCATCAGAGGGCGTCGCGAATCCCTGCTGAGTTCAGCAAAGAGGAGCGCGTCGCGATGAAAGAGGCGCTGAAAGGTGAACCCTGGTCCCCTTCACCCATCTATACTCAGATGTCGGTCCTTCCCTCCCC includes:
- the LOC112617577 gene encoding N-fatty-acyl-amino acid synthase/hydrolase PM20D1-like, which produces MAQRCLCVLALAAMLLLVFATVSRSMGLRSDEHQRASRIPAEFSKEERVAMKEALKGAIQIPTVTFSYEKANTTALVEFGKYIYK